In Desulfobacter hydrogenophilus, the genomic stretch TGGGAATTCACCGAAACATCCCTACGGATGCATCGGTGACCCGGCCTGTGCTTACCAGTGAACGCGGGCTTGCCTTTTCCCAGAGTATTCTGCCCTGGTACTCAAAAATTGATGCGTATCATATGATGGCTTGCACCATTGATGAGGCAGTTCGTCGTCTCATTGCCGTGGGTGGTTCTTTGGACCACATCGGCGGCGTGGACAATTTCTGCTGGCCGGATATCGGATATGACAACCTGTCCAATCCGGACGGAAAATTCAAGGCAGCCCAGCTTGTCCGGGCCTGCCGGGCCTTGAAAGATGCCTGCATGGCCTATGGGATTCCATTGCTCTCCGGCAAGGACTCCATGTATGTGGACGGCCATCTGGAAGGGGCATTTGGTGAGCGTATCAAAGTGTCAGCCCTGGAGACGGTTCAGTTCTCCGCCGTATCCCTGGTTTCCGATGTCAGCCGGTGTGTGACCCTGGAATCCAAAACCGCAGGTGATTCTTTATATGTGGTGGGCAGTACCGGGGATGAATTGGGTGCATCGGAGTATTACGATATGTTTGATAAAACCGGTCTCAATGTGCCCCAGGTTGAGTTTTCAAAGTTTAAAACCTTGTACAAGGCCATTGAAAAAGCCATTAACACTGAACTGGTTGCTTCCTGCCATGCCGTGGGACGCGGAGGGTTGGGCATTCACCTTAGCCTTGTGGCAATGGCCGGCGGACTTGGGCTTGACATTGATCTGGCTGGGTTGCCCCTGACAGATGATCTGCCGCTTTCCAGTGAAAAAGCCTTATTTTCCGAGTCTGCTGGTCGGTTTATCGTCACCGTGGATCCGGATAAAAAACAAACCTTTGAAAAATTGTGTAAGGGACTGCCCTGTGCGTGTCTGGGCATGGTCACCGATAGTCATGACCGGCTAAAGATTGCATCAGACGGTAACTCTGTGGCAGATTTGCCGATTGTAACCCTTGATTCAGCATTCAACAAGACCTTTGGAGATAAAATATGAGCGGCGCAAGCGCTGTAAACGCGCTGATACTGACGGGATTTGGCCTGAATTGTGATAATGAAACCGCCTTTGCCTTTGAACAGGCAGGAGCCTGTGCACACCGGGTGCATATTAACTCTCTGATCCGCGGCGATGTCCGATTGGCGGATTTTCAGATTCTTGCATTTGGTGGCGGCTTTTCCTGGGGGGACGACCATGGGGCCGGGGTGATCCAGGCTCTGAAATTGAAGAATAATATCGGCAAAGACCTACTGGCTTTCGTGGATGCCGGCAAACTGGTCATCGGTATCTGCAACGGGTTCCAGGCCCTTGTGAATTTAGGCCTTTTGCCCGGACTGGACCGGGATTATACTCGCAGGTCCGTGGCCATTACTTATAATGATTGCGGCAATTTCAGGGATCAGTGGGTCCGGCTTGTGCCCGATGCAGACAGCCCCTGTGTGTTCACAAAAGGGTTAGGAGTCTCGGACTATCCGGTACGCCATGGCGAAGGAAAGGTGGTTGCCGACCCTGAAGTAATTGAACGCCTTGTTGCCAACCGCCAGGTGGTGTTCCGGTATGCAGATGCAAATGGCGCGCCTGCAAACGGCGTCTTTCCGGCCAATCCCAATGGGGCCGTGGATGATATCGCAGGGATCTGTGATCCCACAGGCCGAATATTCGGTTTGATGCCCCATCCCGAAGGCTACAATCATTTTGCTAACCATCCGGATTGGCCCAGGCAGAAAGCTGCAGCAAGGCGCCAGGGAAAATCTATAGAAGAGACCATCACTACCGGGATCCGGCTGTTTGAGAACGGCGTGAATTATATCAAAAGCCTTTAATATCTTAATTATGCTGGGAACTATTGTAAATACCCTTGCCATTCTGGTGGGTACAACCATTGGCATGCTGTGTCGAAACGGTATTCCTGAAAAGTACAATATCACCGTTCTCCAGGCCATTGCCCTGTCCGTCATTCTCATCGGACTGAAAAGTGCCTTGGGCTGCCCGGATATTCTGGTGATCATCATCAGCCTTGCCGTTGGTGCCATTATCGGTGAGTTTTTAGCCATTGAAGCGCATCTGAAAAACCTTGGGGATTTTCTGGAAAAAAAACTCACGGAT encodes the following:
- a CDS encoding phosphoribosylformylglycinamidine synthase subunit PurQ, whose amino-acid sequence is MSGASAVNALILTGFGLNCDNETAFAFEQAGACAHRVHINSLIRGDVRLADFQILAFGGGFSWGDDHGAGVIQALKLKNNIGKDLLAFVDAGKLVIGICNGFQALVNLGLLPGLDRDYTRRSVAITYNDCGNFRDQWVRLVPDADSPCVFTKGLGVSDYPVRHGEGKVVADPEVIERLVANRQVVFRYADANGAPANGVFPANPNGAVDDIAGICDPTGRIFGLMPHPEGYNHFANHPDWPRQKAAARRQGKSIEETITTGIRLFENGVNYIKSL